A window of Aeromicrobium sp. Root236 contains these coding sequences:
- a CDS encoding bifunctional 2-polyprenyl-6-hydroxyphenol methylase/3-demethylubiquinol 3-O-methyltransferase UbiG, with amino-acid sequence MTSTPSLFSRVRTRLSRTPSAAPRPGAPIPADGIPGRWLRVTAEPTPGEQPLDREGTDPTEAAAVRAGWLLLDAHERLSKRGADRVFGHETEAWHAYAEETIGELTYTLSDGKQLVPETRKNRLRFRRTLDFARHGEVVFDVGFGRGLLAAQLIKDRGVQSYHGIDVVDRYVPIATDLFRVNDLSPESLNLEVGDLYELTRERIEETGATLVICCEVLEHVPDAELALKTLAESLPEGADLLFSVPMHGRIESEWGHVSVFDVARLKAMLAGAGLYAHHVEPLANAWSLVVASRDPGPSRRVREATGRSRRSVSVPLSSHRDFVYVDAAEMSAVGPATVTARPTLAICSVSSGGGVSFPVTSLEALRLRFRFTDPGTVTQIVATAHAGDEVVARWTWKPRPGQLTAGVTTTTSMRPGETSTMFVGGRHDRADRADRIDVTCTLSGDADATFNLKAAYLP; translated from the coding sequence GTGACTTCGACGCCGTCCCTGTTCAGCCGGGTCCGCACTCGCCTTTCCCGAACCCCGTCTGCCGCCCCTCGTCCGGGCGCACCCATCCCGGCCGACGGCATACCCGGCCGCTGGCTCCGCGTCACCGCTGAGCCCACGCCCGGAGAACAGCCGCTGGACCGCGAGGGCACCGACCCGACCGAGGCCGCCGCCGTACGGGCCGGCTGGTTGCTGCTCGACGCCCACGAACGGCTCAGCAAGCGGGGCGCCGACCGGGTGTTCGGCCATGAGACGGAGGCGTGGCACGCGTACGCCGAGGAGACGATCGGCGAGCTCACCTACACGCTGTCCGACGGCAAGCAGCTCGTCCCCGAGACCAGGAAGAACCGGCTGAGGTTCCGCCGTACGCTCGACTTCGCCCGTCACGGCGAGGTGGTGTTCGACGTCGGATTCGGACGTGGACTCCTGGCGGCCCAGCTCATCAAGGACCGCGGCGTGCAGAGCTATCACGGCATCGACGTCGTCGACCGCTACGTGCCGATCGCGACCGACCTGTTCCGCGTCAACGACCTGTCGCCGGAGTCCCTCAACCTCGAGGTCGGCGACCTCTATGAGCTCACCCGCGAGCGCATCGAGGAGACCGGCGCCACCCTCGTCATCTGCTGCGAGGTGCTCGAGCACGTGCCGGACGCCGAGCTCGCCCTCAAGACCCTCGCCGAGTCGCTGCCCGAGGGCGCCGATCTCCTGTTCTCGGTCCCGATGCACGGACGGATCGAGTCCGAGTGGGGGCACGTCTCGGTGTTCGACGTGGCTCGGCTCAAGGCGATGCTCGCCGGCGCCGGCCTGTACGCCCATCACGTGGAGCCGCTCGCCAACGCCTGGTCGCTGGTCGTGGCCTCTCGCGACCCCGGACCGTCGCGTCGGGTCCGCGAGGCGACCGGACGATCTCGCCGCAGCGTCTCCGTGCCGTTGTCGTCGCACCGTGACTTCGTCTACGTCGATGCGGCCGAGATGTCAGCCGTGGGTCCCGCGACGGTGACGGCCAGGCCGACGTTGGCGATCTGCAGCGTGAGCTCCGGAGGCGGGGTCTCGTTCCCCGTGACGTCGCTCGAGGCGCTGCGGCTGCGCTTCAGGTTCACCGATCCGGGCACCGTGACCCAGATCGTCGCCACCGCACATGCCGGTGACGAGGTCGTGGCGCGATGGACGTGGAAGCCCAGGCCCGGGCAGCTCACCGCTGGAGTCACGACGACCACCTCGATGCGGCCCGGCGAGACGAGCACGATGTTCGTCGGCGGCCGGCACGACCGCGCGGACCGGGCGGACCGGATCGACGTGACCTGCACGCTCTCGGGCGACGCCGACGCCACGTTCAACCTGAAGGCCGCCTACCTACCGTGA
- a CDS encoding SRPBCC family protein, which yields MASPQRVHVTHTYTSDPVTVFEKLSEHENLGPMFGAKITRICDGDTSRNGPGSTRALKIGPLPAFHETTTKAEPHHLIEYKISKGSPLRNHWGVQKLTPTADGGTHLDYTIGFDMLVPGMAALVGKVVQANIKKGLAKLTP from the coding sequence ATGGCCTCACCTCAGCGCGTCCACGTCACGCACACGTACACGTCCGATCCCGTCACCGTCTTCGAGAAGCTCTCGGAGCACGAGAACCTCGGGCCGATGTTCGGTGCCAAGATCACGCGCATCTGCGACGGCGACACGTCACGCAACGGCCCCGGTTCGACGCGGGCCCTCAAGATCGGGCCGCTGCCGGCGTTCCACGAGACCACCACCAAGGCCGAACCCCATCACCTGATCGAGTACAAGATCAGCAAGGGCAGCCCGCTCCGCAACCACTGGGGCGTCCAGAAGCTCACTCCGACCGCGGACGGCGGCACGCACCTCGACTACACGATCGGCTTCGACATGCTGGTCCCCGGCATGGCGGCCTTGGTCGGCAAGGTCGTCCAGGCGAACATCAAGAAGGGTCTGGCCAAGCTGACGCCGTGA
- a CDS encoding DMT family transporter — MRPVLLVVAAAVCFGTTGTAQAYGPDAASTTAVGLTRIVAGGSLLAAVAWLAARRSPVRAAVPRLSPGVVLLGGAAVLAYQPTFFAGVRSNGVAVGTVMALGAAPALTGLLEWLVTRRLPSRPWFVATGCAVIGVGLLGGLLDEADASISLPGIAGSLGAALSYAIYALAAKRLLDEGASATTAIGSIFGVAAVLGAPFLLLVDLSWLGSVSGLAMVAWLAAATVALAYVLFAIGLRSLKASTVSTLTLVEPMTACLLGIVLLDERLSAPGWVGLGILLCGVVLLAVPSRRAAVVAV, encoded by the coding sequence GTGCGTCCCGTCCTGCTCGTCGTTGCCGCCGCGGTGTGCTTCGGCACGACTGGGACCGCGCAGGCGTACGGACCCGACGCGGCGTCGACCACCGCAGTGGGGCTGACCCGCATCGTCGCCGGCGGCAGCCTGCTCGCGGCGGTGGCGTGGTTGGCGGCTCGGCGTTCGCCCGTACGAGCGGCCGTGCCGAGACTGTCGCCGGGAGTCGTGCTGCTCGGCGGGGCCGCGGTGCTGGCGTACCAGCCGACGTTCTTCGCCGGCGTGCGCTCCAACGGTGTGGCTGTCGGCACCGTGATGGCGCTCGGCGCAGCGCCGGCGCTGACGGGACTGCTGGAGTGGCTGGTCACCCGCCGGCTGCCGTCGCGGCCGTGGTTCGTCGCCACCGGATGCGCCGTGATCGGCGTGGGGCTGCTCGGCGGCCTGCTGGACGAGGCTGACGCGTCGATCAGCCTGCCCGGCATCGCCGGCTCGCTCGGTGCGGCGCTGTCGTACGCGATCTATGCCCTCGCGGCCAAGCGCCTGCTCGACGAGGGGGCGAGCGCCACCACCGCGATCGGCAGCATCTTCGGTGTCGCGGCGGTGCTGGGCGCTCCGTTCCTGCTGCTGGTCGACCTCTCCTGGCTCGGTTCGGTGTCGGGGCTCGCCATGGTTGCCTGGCTCGCTGCCGCGACGGTGGCGCTGGCGTACGTCCTGTTCGCGATCGGCCTGCGGAGCCTCAAGGCCTCGACGGTCTCGACCCTGACCCTCGTCGAGCCCATGACCGCGTGCCTGCTGGGCATCGTGCTGCTCGACGAACGACTGTCAGCGCCGGGCTGGGTGGGCCTCGGCATCCTGCTCTGCGGCGTGGTGCTGCTGGCGGTGCCGTCGCGTCGTGCGGCGGTGGTGGCCGTATGA
- a CDS encoding GntR family transcriptional regulator: MTERATGADRLAAELRQRVLSGELVPGAPLREEALAEEYALSRHTVRRALERLVADRLLVSEAYRGVRVTSFSDADVVALQQLRTALESEAVRLIRADHGESWPSELVTPLLDAADRMAIDPSPEQAHSAFHRALVAAAGSPRITEAYERLDTEMLLFLRQLRSAYDGHRLCTEHRDYLSAVQRRGDAAVRQHLADSTAMLLASRLSP, translated from the coding sequence ATGACTGAACGTGCGACCGGCGCCGATCGGCTCGCCGCCGAGCTGCGGCAGCGTGTGCTGTCGGGTGAGCTCGTGCCCGGCGCACCCCTGCGCGAGGAGGCGCTGGCCGAGGAGTACGCGCTCTCGCGGCACACCGTACGACGCGCCCTCGAGCGGCTCGTCGCGGATCGGCTGCTGGTCTCCGAGGCGTACCGCGGAGTCCGGGTCACGTCGTTCAGCGACGCGGACGTCGTGGCCCTGCAACAGCTCCGCACAGCCCTCGAGTCGGAGGCTGTCCGGCTGATCCGTGCCGACCACGGCGAGTCATGGCCGTCGGAGCTGGTCACGCCGTTGCTCGACGCGGCCGACCGCATGGCGATCGACCCCTCGCCGGAGCAGGCGCACTCGGCGTTCCACCGCGCCCTGGTCGCGGCGGCCGGAAGTCCCCGCATCACCGAGGCGTACGAGCGGCTCGACACCGAGATGCTGCTGTTCCTTCGGCAGCTGCGCTCGGCGTACGACGGCCACCGCCTCTGCACGGAGCACCGCGACTACCTCAGCGCCGTGCAACGACGAGGCGATGCCGCCGTGCGTCAGCACCTGGCCGACTCGACGGCGATGCTGCTCGCTTCACGACTCAGTCCGTGA
- a CDS encoding benzoate/H(+) symporter BenE family transporter, translating into MSRSELQQPVSAGIIAMVVGYTSSFAVVLTGLVAVGADRHQAASGLLALCLTQAVGVVWLSRRHRIPIVLAWSTPGAALLASMDAVDGGWTAAVGAFMIAGVAYVITGFWPALGRLIGRIPAPVAQAMLAGVVLELCIKPVKGVVDNPGAIVPIALVWLIVVRLAPRWAVPAAFVTAGVVIGIDMIRRGDGIAASSLLPELSLTTPSWTWEAVVGIALPLYIVTMASQNVPGVAIMKSLGYDVPWRDTIVTTGLATVAGASAGGHSVNLAAISAALAAGPDAGPDKSRRWIASQSAGATYVVLAASSAALAALVAVAPTGVIATVAGLALLGTLADSLEGSMSQRKGREAAVVTFLVAASGVTALHIGSAAWAIVAGLVVHGVLSWSPKGRG; encoded by the coding sequence ATGAGCCGGTCGGAGCTGCAGCAGCCGGTCAGCGCCGGGATCATCGCGATGGTCGTGGGCTACACGAGCTCGTTCGCCGTGGTCCTCACCGGGCTGGTCGCCGTCGGGGCCGATCGCCACCAAGCCGCATCGGGGCTGTTGGCGCTCTGCCTCACGCAGGCTGTCGGGGTCGTCTGGCTCAGCCGGCGACACCGGATCCCGATCGTCCTGGCCTGGTCGACCCCCGGGGCCGCGTTGCTCGCGAGCATGGACGCGGTCGACGGCGGCTGGACCGCTGCGGTCGGAGCGTTCATGATCGCCGGAGTGGCGTACGTGATCACCGGCTTCTGGCCGGCGCTCGGCCGGTTGATCGGCCGGATCCCGGCACCCGTCGCACAGGCGATGCTCGCCGGCGTCGTCCTCGAGCTGTGCATCAAGCCGGTCAAGGGCGTGGTCGACAACCCGGGAGCGATCGTGCCGATCGCCCTGGTCTGGCTGATCGTCGTACGGCTCGCACCGCGCTGGGCCGTGCCCGCGGCCTTCGTGACCGCCGGCGTCGTGATCGGCATCGACATGATCCGCCGCGGCGATGGCATCGCCGCGTCGTCCCTGCTGCCCGAGCTCAGCCTGACGACCCCGTCGTGGACCTGGGAGGCGGTCGTCGGCATCGCGCTGCCGCTCTACATCGTCACGATGGCGTCCCAGAACGTGCCGGGGGTGGCGATCATGAAGTCGCTGGGATACGACGTGCCGTGGCGGGACACGATCGTCACGACCGGCCTCGCCACCGTTGCCGGGGCGTCGGCCGGCGGGCACTCGGTCAACCTCGCCGCCATCAGCGCCGCCCTCGCCGCCGGGCCCGACGCCGGACCCGACAAGAGCCGTCGGTGGATCGCGTCGCAGTCGGCCGGCGCCACGTACGTCGTGCTGGCCGCATCGTCGGCGGCGCTCGCCGCACTCGTCGCCGTCGCCCCGACCGGCGTCATCGCCACGGTCGCCGGCCTGGCGCTGCTCGGCACGCTGGCCGACTCCCTGGAGGGCTCGATGTCGCAGCGCAAGGGCCGGGAGGCAGCCGTCGTCACGTTCCTCGTCGCCGCCTCGGGCGTCACGGCGCTCCACATCGGGTCGGCGGCATGGGCGATCGTCGCGGGCCTCGTGGTCCACGGCGTGCTGAGCTGGAGCCCGAAGGGGCGTGGCTGA
- a CDS encoding SDR family oxidoreductase, which produces MTTTHETTTIALVTGANRGLGLATARLLAEGGATVLVAARSTAKAELAAAQLRDEGLACWPLTLDVDSESSVVAAAEQVERDHGRLDILVNNAGILPEATTPDADRPLDLGLFRRTFDTNVFGAAAVSQAFLPLLRASDAGRIVNVSSRMGSLTDQLDPTSPYASMVLPAYQSSKAALNGLTVALAKSLSDTRVRVNSVCPGWVQTDLGGPDNRAAAPTPAMEAARTVVQMALVPADGPTGTFVDLDGPIPW; this is translated from the coding sequence ATGACCACGACACATGAGACCACCACTATCGCACTCGTCACCGGCGCCAATCGGGGGCTCGGACTGGCCACGGCGCGGCTGCTCGCGGAGGGCGGAGCCACCGTGCTCGTCGCCGCCCGCAGCACCGCGAAGGCCGAGCTCGCCGCGGCACAGCTGCGTGACGAAGGCCTCGCGTGCTGGCCGCTCACGCTGGACGTGGACTCGGAGTCGAGCGTCGTGGCGGCGGCCGAGCAGGTCGAGCGGGACCACGGGCGGCTCGACATCCTCGTCAACAACGCCGGGATCCTCCCGGAGGCCACGACGCCGGATGCAGACCGACCGCTCGACCTCGGGCTCTTCCGTCGTACGTTCGACACCAACGTGTTCGGTGCCGCCGCGGTGTCGCAGGCGTTCCTGCCGCTGCTCCGCGCCTCGGACGCCGGCCGCATCGTCAACGTGTCGAGCCGGATGGGTTCCCTGACCGACCAGCTGGATCCCACGTCGCCGTACGCCTCGATGGTGCTGCCGGCCTACCAGAGCTCGAAGGCCGCCCTCAACGGCCTGACCGTGGCGCTGGCGAAGTCGCTGAGCGACACCCGGGTGCGGGTCAACTCCGTGTGCCCGGGCTGGGTCCAGACCGATCTCGGCGGACCCGACAACCGCGCAGCGGCACCCACGCCGGCGATGGAGGCGGCGCGCACGGTCGTCCAGATGGCGCTCGTGCCGGCCGACGGCCCGACGGGTACGTTCGTCGATCTCGACGGGCCCATCCCGTGGTGA